From Primulina huaijiensis isolate GDHJ02 chromosome 15, ASM1229523v2, whole genome shotgun sequence, one genomic window encodes:
- the LOC140960447 gene encoding protein FAR1-RELATED SEQUENCE 8-like isoform X2, whose protein sequence is MLGARSNDLKNSIQRVFDIERNDLGDDGGKILSIDGGHMLEFGKNGHESNSVQIMEVPGSDHNSRGNQFPEIHGNGNPVIIDDGTGGKSCLPPAVGMEFESYDDAYNYYNCYSKELGFGIRVKSSWTKRSSKEKRGAVLCCNCEGFKAMKEASTRRKETRTGCPAMIRLRLLESNRWRFDEVKTEHNHLLDHERAQNSRSHKKIDAGAKRKLESTVNIEVQTIKVYQTFCADAVSYQSSNEKEISNHVQQATHLKLRGGDVLALYEYFHRAQLVDPNFFYVMDLSDEGCLKNVFWISSRSRAAYSYFGDVVVVDTTYLSRTYIVPLLTVTGLNHHGQSVLLGCGFVVNETMETYIWLMRAWLTCVLGRPPQTIITDKSKALCGAISVVFPRANHRLCLHNVMQYILEKVGEMRESVLIQTLLNRAVYSSMKVEDFEMAWEEMIQHCSIKDREWLRTLYEDRERWVPVYLKDTFFAGIYTSQPGEYMSPFFHGHLHEQTTWTEFFNFYELVQQNKIHQESLNDLESRDFRPVLRTSYSYELQLSEVYTKDIFLRFQEEVVLMANCCIVTQIHANGAVITYMVEERNTEGDSQESRNFEVMFDKVGLEVRCICSCFNFRGYLCRHALTVLNHNGVEEIPSTYILTRWRKDLKRMYARDLGSNTIDITNPVQWYDHLSRRAMQVVAEGITTQERYMVARQALRDSLNKVRLADKHV, encoded by the coding sequence ATGCTTGGAGCTAGAAGCAATGATCTTAAAAATTCCATTCAGCGAGTGTTTGACATCGAAAGAAATGACCTTGGCGATGATGGAGGGAAAATTCTTAGTATTGACGGTGGACACATGCTTGAATTTGGAAAAAATGGTCATGAGAGCAACAGTGTGCAAATTATGGAGGTTCCGGGCAGTGACCACAATAGCAGGGGCAATCAATTTCCTGAGATTCACGGGAATGGTAATCCCGTTATAATAGATGATGGTACTGGGGGTAAGTCTTGTCTCCCTCCTGCCGTGGGGATGGAGTTTGAGTCGTATGATGATGCTTATAACTATTACAACTGCTATTCCAAGGAACTTGGATTTGGTATTAGAGTCAAATCTTCATGGACAAAGCGAAGCAGCAAAGAGAAGCGTGGGGCAGTTCTGTGTTGTAATTGCGAAGGTTTTAAGGCAATGAAAGAAGCAAGCACTCGAAGAAAGGAGACGAGGACTGGATGCCCAGCAATGATTAGGCTGAGATTACTGGAATCGAACAGATGGAGGTTTGATGAAGTTAAAACAGAACACAATCATTTGCTGGACCATGAAAGAGCTCAAAACTCCAGGTCACATAAGAAGATTGATGCAGGAGCCAAAAGGAAGTTGGAGTCCACTGTTAACATAGAAGTGCAAACAATCAAGGTATATCAAACTTTTTGCGCAGATGCAGTGAGTTATCAAAGCtcaaatgaaaaagaaattagcaatcATGTACAGCAGGCAACACACTTAAAACTCAGAGGCGGCGACGTGCTTGCTctttatgaatattttcatcGGGCGCAACTTGTTGACCCAAACTTTTTCTATGTCATGGATTTAAGCGATGAAGGTTGTTTAAAGAACGTGTTTTGGATCAGTTCTAGGTCTAGGGCTGCCTATAGTTATTTTGGTGATGTCGTCGTAGTTGACACAACATATCTTTCGAGAACATATATCGTCCCGCTTTTGACGGTCACTGGATTAAATCACCACGGTCAGTCCGTATTGCTGGGTTGTGGTTTTGTTGTGAATGAAACTATGGAGACGTATATTTGGTTGATGCGAGCCTGGCTTACATGTGTTTTAGGACGACCTCCACAAACTATAATTACAGACAAGAGTAAGGCATTGTGTGGTGCAATCTCTGTAGTTTTTCCAAGGgctaaccaccgtctttgtctacATAATGTGATGCAGTACATTCTTGAAAAAGTAGGAGAAATGAGGGAGTCAGTTCTAATCCAGACATTACTAAACAGAGCAGTGTACAGCTCAATGAAAGTAGAAGATTTTGAAATGGCGTGGGAGGAGATGATCCAGCATTGTTCTATCAAGGATCGTGAATGGCTTCGAACTTTATACGAAGATCGAGAACGATGGGTTCCAGTTTATTTGAAAGATACTTTCTTTGCCGGAATATATACTTCACAACCAGGTGAATACATGTCTCCCTTTTTCCACGGTCATTTACATGAGCAAACCACTTGGACtgaattctttaatttttacgagttagttcaacaaaataaaattcatcAGGAATCTCTGAACGATTTAGAGTCAAGAGACTTTAGACCAGTGTTGAGAACTAGTTACAGCTACGAATTGCAGCTTTCTGAAGTGTATACCAAAGATATATTCTTGAGATTCCAAGAAGAGGTGGTGTTGATGGCTAATTGTTGCATTGTAACTCAAATCCATGCTAACGGGGCAGTTATcacctatatggttgaggaacGGAATACCGAAGGAGATTCCCAAGAATCAAGAAATTTTGAGGTTATGTTCGATAAAGTAGGTCTAGAGGTTCGTTGTATCTGTAGTTGCTTCAACTTCCGAGGATACCTGTGCCGACATGCCTTAACTGTCCTCAACCACAACGGGGTTGAAGAAATCCCGAGCACGTACATTTTAACTCGGTGGAGAAAAGATTTGAAACGAATGTACGCTCGCGATCTCGGATCTAACACCATTGACATTACTAACCCTGTTCAGTGGTATGATCACCTTTCTAGACGAGCAATGCAAGTTGTTGCAGAAGGGATCACAACTCAAGAGCGTTACATGGTTGCTAGGCAAGCATTAAGGGATTCGTTGAAT
- the LOC140960447 gene encoding protein FAR1-RELATED SEQUENCE 8-like isoform X1, which produces MADDAVFSPADAAIPPNPDPGIELNVDGDEEGDELVDDEGEADFEFETNDLEHEDNQMLGARSNDLKNSIQRVFDIERNDLGDDGGKILSIDGGHMLEFGKNGHESNSVQIMEVPGSDHNSRGNQFPEIHGNGNPVIIDDGTGGKSCLPPAVGMEFESYDDAYNYYNCYSKELGFGIRVKSSWTKRSSKEKRGAVLCCNCEGFKAMKEASTRRKETRTGCPAMIRLRLLESNRWRFDEVKTEHNHLLDHERAQNSRSHKKIDAGAKRKLESTVNIEVQTIKVYQTFCADAVSYQSSNEKEISNHVQQATHLKLRGGDVLALYEYFHRAQLVDPNFFYVMDLSDEGCLKNVFWISSRSRAAYSYFGDVVVVDTTYLSRTYIVPLLTVTGLNHHGQSVLLGCGFVVNETMETYIWLMRAWLTCVLGRPPQTIITDKSKALCGAISVVFPRANHRLCLHNVMQYILEKVGEMRESVLIQTLLNRAVYSSMKVEDFEMAWEEMIQHCSIKDREWLRTLYEDRERWVPVYLKDTFFAGIYTSQPGEYMSPFFHGHLHEQTTWTEFFNFYELVQQNKIHQESLNDLESRDFRPVLRTSYSYELQLSEVYTKDIFLRFQEEVVLMANCCIVTQIHANGAVITYMVEERNTEGDSQESRNFEVMFDKVGLEVRCICSCFNFRGYLCRHALTVLNHNGVEEIPSTYILTRWRKDLKRMYARDLGSNTIDITNPVQWYDHLSRRAMQVVAEGITTQERYMVARQALRDSLNKVRLADKHV; this is translated from the exons ATGGCGGACGACGCCGTTTTCTCACCAGCCGACGCTGCCATCCCTCCGAATCCGGATCCCGGCATCGAACTCAAC GTGGATGGAGATGAAGAGGGTGATGAACTGGTAGATGATGAAGGTGAAGCTGACTTCGAGTTTGAGACCAATGATCTTGAGCATGAGGACAACCAAATGCTTGGAGCTAGAAGCAATGATCTTAAAAATTCCATTCAGCGAGTGTTTGACATCGAAAGAAATGACCTTGGCGATGATGGAGGGAAAATTCTTAGTATTGACGGTGGACACATGCTTGAATTTGGAAAAAATGGTCATGAGAGCAACAGTGTGCAAATTATGGAGGTTCCGGGCAGTGACCACAATAGCAGGGGCAATCAATTTCCTGAGATTCACGGGAATGGTAATCCCGTTATAATAGATGATGGTACTGGGGGTAAGTCTTGTCTCCCTCCTGCCGTGGGGATGGAGTTTGAGTCGTATGATGATGCTTATAACTATTACAACTGCTATTCCAAGGAACTTGGATTTGGTATTAGAGTCAAATCTTCATGGACAAAGCGAAGCAGCAAAGAGAAGCGTGGGGCAGTTCTGTGTTGTAATTGCGAAGGTTTTAAGGCAATGAAAGAAGCAAGCACTCGAAGAAAGGAGACGAGGACTGGATGCCCAGCAATGATTAGGCTGAGATTACTGGAATCGAACAGATGGAGGTTTGATGAAGTTAAAACAGAACACAATCATTTGCTGGACCATGAAAGAGCTCAAAACTCCAGGTCACATAAGAAGATTGATGCAGGAGCCAAAAGGAAGTTGGAGTCCACTGTTAACATAGAAGTGCAAACAATCAAGGTATATCAAACTTTTTGCGCAGATGCAGTGAGTTATCAAAGCtcaaatgaaaaagaaattagcaatcATGTACAGCAGGCAACACACTTAAAACTCAGAGGCGGCGACGTGCTTGCTctttatgaatattttcatcGGGCGCAACTTGTTGACCCAAACTTTTTCTATGTCATGGATTTAAGCGATGAAGGTTGTTTAAAGAACGTGTTTTGGATCAGTTCTAGGTCTAGGGCTGCCTATAGTTATTTTGGTGATGTCGTCGTAGTTGACACAACATATCTTTCGAGAACATATATCGTCCCGCTTTTGACGGTCACTGGATTAAATCACCACGGTCAGTCCGTATTGCTGGGTTGTGGTTTTGTTGTGAATGAAACTATGGAGACGTATATTTGGTTGATGCGAGCCTGGCTTACATGTGTTTTAGGACGACCTCCACAAACTATAATTACAGACAAGAGTAAGGCATTGTGTGGTGCAATCTCTGTAGTTTTTCCAAGGgctaaccaccgtctttgtctacATAATGTGATGCAGTACATTCTTGAAAAAGTAGGAGAAATGAGGGAGTCAGTTCTAATCCAGACATTACTAAACAGAGCAGTGTACAGCTCAATGAAAGTAGAAGATTTTGAAATGGCGTGGGAGGAGATGATCCAGCATTGTTCTATCAAGGATCGTGAATGGCTTCGAACTTTATACGAAGATCGAGAACGATGGGTTCCAGTTTATTTGAAAGATACTTTCTTTGCCGGAATATATACTTCACAACCAGGTGAATACATGTCTCCCTTTTTCCACGGTCATTTACATGAGCAAACCACTTGGACtgaattctttaatttttacgagttagttcaacaaaataaaattcatcAGGAATCTCTGAACGATTTAGAGTCAAGAGACTTTAGACCAGTGTTGAGAACTAGTTACAGCTACGAATTGCAGCTTTCTGAAGTGTATACCAAAGATATATTCTTGAGATTCCAAGAAGAGGTGGTGTTGATGGCTAATTGTTGCATTGTAACTCAAATCCATGCTAACGGGGCAGTTATcacctatatggttgaggaacGGAATACCGAAGGAGATTCCCAAGAATCAAGAAATTTTGAGGTTATGTTCGATAAAGTAGGTCTAGAGGTTCGTTGTATCTGTAGTTGCTTCAACTTCCGAGGATACCTGTGCCGACATGCCTTAACTGTCCTCAACCACAACGGGGTTGAAGAAATCCCGAGCACGTACATTTTAACTCGGTGGAGAAAAGATTTGAAACGAATGTACGCTCGCGATCTCGGATCTAACACCATTGACATTACTAACCCTGTTCAGTGGTATGATCACCTTTCTAGACGAGCAATGCAAGTTGTTGCAGAAGGGATCACAACTCAAGAGCGTTACATGGTTGCTAGGCAAGCATTAAGGGATTCGTTGAAT